A single region of the Cereibacter sphaeroides 2.4.1 genome encodes:
- a CDS encoding SDR family NAD(P)-dependent oxidoreductase has product MRDFVGKRYWLIGGSEGLGLALAKKLSGAGAKVILSGRDEARLAEAVAAMPAPAEAVTLDVTSEASIEAALAQVGAFDGVVYLAGAYWPMKAQAWEASRVEAMIDTNLLGLVRLLSAVLPGMIAANRGHLVVTGSIGGYRGLPGAIGYSASKAGVMALTESLYADLRDTGVEVQLVNPGFIRTRLTEKNRFRMPFIMEPEAAAQRMFEHMCADNFRANFPVLFASFFRFSQLLPDGLFYRLLGKG; this is encoded by the coding sequence ATGAGAGACTTTGTAGGTAAGCGGTATTGGCTCATCGGCGGCAGCGAGGGCCTCGGTCTCGCGCTGGCGAAGAAACTGAGCGGCGCGGGGGCGAAGGTGATCCTGTCGGGTCGCGACGAGGCCCGGCTGGCAGAGGCCGTGGCGGCCATGCCGGCGCCCGCCGAGGCGGTCACCCTCGACGTGACCTCCGAGGCCTCGATCGAGGCGGCGCTCGCGCAGGTCGGCGCCTTCGACGGGGTGGTCTACCTCGCCGGCGCCTACTGGCCGATGAAGGCGCAGGCCTGGGAGGCGAGCCGGGTCGAGGCGATGATCGACACGAACCTTCTGGGGCTCGTGCGGCTTCTGTCGGCGGTGCTTCCGGGCATGATCGCTGCGAACCGCGGCCATCTGGTGGTGACGGGCAGCATCGGCGGCTATCGCGGCCTGCCGGGCGCCATCGGCTATTCGGCCAGCAAGGCAGGCGTGATGGCCCTGACCGAGTCGCTCTATGCCGATCTGCGCGACACGGGCGTCGAGGTGCAGCTCGTGAACCCGGGCTTCATCCGCACGCGGCTGACCGAGAAGAACCGGTTCCGCATGCCCTTCATCATGGAGCCCGAGGCGGCCGCGCAGCGGATGTTCGAACATATGTGCGCGGACAATTTCCGTGCCAACTTCCCGGTGCTCTTCGCCTCGTTCTTCCGCTTCTCGCAGCTCCTGCCGGACGGGCTGTTCTACCGGCTGCTCGGCAAGGGCTGA
- the chrR gene encoding anti-sigma-E factor ChrR, whose product MTIRHHVSDALLTAYAAGTLSEAFSLVVATHLSLCDECRARAGALDAVGGSLMEETAPVALSEGSLASVMAQLDRQIQRPAPARRADPRAPAPLADYVGRRLEDVRWRTLGGGVRQAILPTGGEAIARLLWIPGGQAVPDHGHRGLELTLVLQGAFRDETDRFGAGDIEIADQELEHTPVAERGLDCICLAATDAPLRFNSFLPKLVQPFFRI is encoded by the coding sequence ATGACGATCCGGCACCATGTTTCCGACGCCCTGCTGACCGCCTATGCGGCGGGCACGCTTTCCGAAGCCTTCTCTCTGGTGGTGGCCACGCACCTGTCGCTCTGCGACGAGTGCCGCGCCCGCGCCGGCGCGCTCGATGCGGTGGGGGGCAGCCTGATGGAGGAGACGGCGCCGGTCGCGCTCTCCGAGGGCAGCCTCGCCTCCGTCATGGCCCAGCTCGACCGGCAGATCCAGAGGCCAGCCCCGGCGCGCCGCGCCGATCCGCGCGCGCCCGCGCCGCTGGCCGATTATGTGGGCAGGCGGCTCGAGGACGTCCGCTGGCGCACCCTCGGCGGCGGCGTGCGGCAGGCGATCCTGCCGACGGGAGGAGAGGCCATCGCCCGGCTGCTCTGGATCCCCGGCGGGCAGGCGGTGCCGGATCACGGCCACCGCGGGCTCGAGCTGACGCTCGTCCTGCAGGGCGCCTTCCGCGACGAGACCGACCGGTTCGGCGCCGGCGATATCGAGATCGCGGATCAGGAGCTGGAACATACGCCGGTGGCCGAGCGGGGCCTCGACTGCATCTGCCTCGCCGCCACCGATGCGCCGCTGCGCTTCAACAGCTTCCTACCGAAGCTGGTGCAGCCCTTCTTCCGCATCTGA
- a CDS encoding DUF3833 domain-containing protein produces the protein MSSFLFVALGALIPLTLLALRHRMLSFAAQRPEDYAAQGPSLDPRRDLSGPILCEGVVYGPTGRVVSRFVADVEGRWDGSSGVLTESFRYDSGATDRREWRFTLGNDGTLRAEADDVVGVGLGRALGSALCLRYRLRLQDDAGGHVLDVIDWMYRLENGTIINRSQFRKFGIKVAELVATLRRIER, from the coding sequence GTGAGTTCGTTCCTGTTCGTGGCCCTCGGCGCCCTCATCCCCCTTACGCTGCTGGCTCTGCGCCACCGCATGCTCTCCTTCGCCGCGCAGCGCCCGGAGGATTATGCCGCGCAGGGGCCGTCGCTCGATCCGCGGCGGGATCTCTCGGGGCCGATCCTCTGCGAGGGCGTCGTCTACGGGCCGACCGGGCGGGTCGTCTCGCGCTTCGTGGCCGATGTGGAAGGCCGCTGGGATGGCAGCTCCGGGGTGCTGACCGAGAGCTTCCGCTACGACAGCGGCGCGACCGACCGGCGCGAGTGGCGCTTCACGCTCGGCAATGACGGAACGCTGCGCGCCGAGGCCGACGATGTGGTGGGCGTGGGCCTCGGACGGGCCCTCGGATCGGCGCTCTGCCTGCGCTACCGGCTGCGGCTTCAAGATGACGCAGGGGGCCATGTGCTGGACGTCATTGACTGGATGTACCGGCTGGAGAATGGCACGATCATCAATCGGAGCCAGTTCCGTAAGTTCGGGATCAAGGTGGCCGAGCTTGTGGCGACACTGAGACGGATCGAGAGATGA
- a CDS encoding glycosyltransferase, which yields MRLGYLVNTYPRASYSFIRREIRALERAGHCIHRFAIRSERLSLAETADLDEDRATEHLVEVPPLRLALSALGWLLLRPRRASRGIRLAARCGTQGGRLRHLVFLVFAAHLARRARTLGLTHIHAHFGGAAASVAMLAEVLGGPRFSFTVHGPDEFDSPVALNLPIKMHRSAFTVAVSSYGRSQLYRWAEPADWRRIHVVHCGIEPEAFPESLPLPASGPRLVAVGRLAEQKGYALLVEAIALAAPTLPDLHLTLVGDGPLRGLIEEMIAERDLARRITLTGWTDETRVRHELAAAQALILPSFAEGLPMVVMEAMAAGRPVIGTLVAGIPELVLPEETGHLVPAGDAQALARAIERLADTPLEVLTEMGRVARLRVLERHDINREASRLAQLIAGVDPRQPAKV from the coding sequence ATGCGCCTTGGCTATCTGGTCAATACCTACCCACGTGCGTCCTACAGCTTCATCCGCCGCGAGATCCGTGCGCTGGAGCGCGCGGGTCACTGCATCCACCGCTTCGCGATCCGCAGCGAGAGGCTCTCGCTGGCCGAGACAGCCGATCTCGACGAGGACCGCGCAACCGAGCATCTGGTGGAGGTGCCGCCCCTGCGGCTCGCCCTGTCGGCCTTGGGCTGGCTGCTGCTGCGTCCCCGGCGGGCCTCGCGCGGCATCCGGCTCGCCGCCCGTTGCGGCACTCAGGGCGGTCGCCTGCGCCACCTCGTCTTCCTTGTCTTCGCGGCGCATCTCGCGCGGCGGGCACGGACCCTAGGGCTCACCCATATCCACGCGCATTTCGGTGGCGCGGCGGCCAGCGTGGCCATGCTGGCCGAGGTGCTGGGGGGGCCGCGCTTCAGCTTCACGGTGCACGGCCCCGACGAGTTCGACTCGCCCGTCGCCCTCAATCTGCCGATCAAGATGCACCGCTCGGCCTTCACCGTGGCCGTCAGTTCCTACGGCCGCAGCCAGCTTTATCGCTGGGCCGAGCCGGCAGACTGGCGGCGCATCCATGTCGTCCATTGCGGCATCGAGCCGGAAGCCTTTCCCGAAAGCCTGCCGCTCCCCGCGAGCGGGCCGCGCCTCGTGGCGGTCGGGCGGCTGGCCGAACAGAAGGGCTATGCGCTGCTGGTCGAAGCGATTGCGCTGGCCGCCCCCACCCTGCCCGACCTGCATCTGACCCTCGTGGGCGACGGCCCGCTGCGGGGCCTGATCGAGGAGATGATCGCCGAGCGCGATCTGGCACGGCGCATCACCCTCACCGGCTGGACCGACGAGACCCGCGTGCGCCACGAGCTTGCAGCGGCTCAGGCGCTGATTCTGCCCTCCTTCGCCGAAGGGCTGCCGATGGTGGTGATGGAGGCGATGGCGGCCGGCCGCCCGGTGATCGGCACGCTGGTGGCCGGCATTCCGGAACTGGTGCTGCCGGAAGAGACCGGCCATCTGGTGCCGGCGGGCGACGCGCAGGCGCTGGCCCGCGCCATCGAGCGGCTGGCGGACACGCCGCTCGAGGTCCTGACCGAGATGGGGCGCGTCGCGCGCCTGCGCGTGCTCGAGCGGCACGACATCAACCGCGAGGCATCACGGCTCGCCCAGCTGATCGCGGGGGTGGATCCCCGTCAGCCGGCGAAGGTGTAG
- a CDS encoding DNA recombination protein RmuC produces the protein MIRIGDRSFGWDDPLVLGVGGALVAILFLLLILRAAGRAARMVEPMLNELGWLGQQVQMLSDGQERLAGGLHHVSEAQASTQGAMLQLMERRLAEVQRGMAESLHGTSLRTARSLGDLHQRLETIDRAQANIEKLSGDVLGLQDILSNKQTRGAFGEIQLHDIVQKALPSDSYTMQATLSNGKRADCLIHLPEPPGPIVIDSKFPLEAYEALRAAENPAAQMEAQRMMRVALRAHIRAISEKYILEGETADGAMLFLPSEAVYAELHANFGDIVREGFAARVWIVSPTTCMAVLNTMRAVLKDARMRAQAGAIRRELAELGREIDRLTDRVGNLDRHFTQAARDVEEIRISAGKAGKKARRLDNFDFEEMSPRTDAAE, from the coding sequence ATGATCCGCATCGGCGACCGGAGCTTCGGCTGGGACGACCCGCTGGTGCTGGGCGTGGGCGGGGCGCTGGTGGCGATCCTGTTCCTCCTGCTGATCCTGCGGGCCGCCGGGCGCGCGGCGCGGATGGTCGAGCCGATGCTGAACGAGCTCGGCTGGCTCGGCCAGCAGGTGCAGATGCTGTCCGACGGGCAGGAGCGGCTGGCGGGCGGGCTGCATCATGTGTCGGAGGCGCAGGCCTCGACGCAGGGCGCCATGCTGCAGCTGATGGAGCGGCGGCTGGCCGAGGTGCAGCGCGGCATGGCCGAAAGTCTGCACGGCACCTCCCTGCGCACGGCGCGCTCGCTCGGCGACCTGCATCAGCGGCTTGAGACTATCGACCGGGCGCAGGCCAATATCGAGAAACTGTCGGGCGATGTGCTGGGCCTGCAGGACATCCTGTCGAACAAGCAGACGCGCGGCGCCTTCGGCGAGATCCAGCTGCATGACATCGTGCAGAAGGCGCTGCCCTCCGACAGCTACACGATGCAGGCCACGCTCTCGAACGGGAAGCGGGCGGACTGCCTGATCCATCTGCCCGAGCCGCCGGGGCCGATCGTGATCGATTCGAAATTCCCGCTCGAGGCCTACGAGGCGCTGCGGGCGGCCGAGAATCCCGCGGCGCAGATGGAGGCGCAGCGGATGATGCGGGTGGCGCTCCGCGCCCATATCCGCGCCATCTCCGAGAAATACATCCTCGAGGGCGAGACGGCGGACGGGGCGATGCTGTTCCTGCCTTCCGAGGCGGTCTATGCCGAGCTTCATGCGAATTTCGGCGACATCGTGCGCGAGGGCTTTGCGGCGCGGGTCTGGATCGTCTCGCCCACCACCTGCATGGCGGTGCTGAACACGATGCGGGCGGTGCTGAAGGACGCGCGGATGCGGGCGCAGGCCGGAGCCATCCGCCGCGAACTGGCCGAGCTCGGGCGCGAGATCGACCGGCTGACGGACCGGGTGGGCAATCTCGACCGCCACTTCACCCAGGCGGCGCGCGACGTCGAGGAGATCCGCATCTCGGCCGGCAAGGCGGGCAAGAAGGCGCGGCGTCTGGACAATTTCGACTTCGAGGAGATGAGCCCGCGCACCGACGCGGCCGAGTGA
- the rpoE gene encoding RNA polymerase sigma factor RpoE: MTDKSDRTDWVALMRAIRDHRDEAAFAELFQHFAPKVKGFLMKSGSVASQAEECAQDVMATVWQKAHLFDPSRASVATWIFTIARNRRIDGLRKDRQPEPEDLFWGPDSEPDQADVYEMQQENARLGRAIARLPEAQRALIERAFFGDLTHRELAAETGLPLGTIKSRIRLALDRLRQHMS, encoded by the coding sequence GTGACGGACAAGAGTGACAGGACGGACTGGGTGGCGCTCATGCGTGCGATCCGGGATCATCGGGACGAGGCGGCCTTCGCAGAGCTGTTCCAGCACTTTGCGCCGAAGGTGAAGGGCTTCCTGATGAAATCCGGCAGCGTGGCCTCCCAGGCCGAGGAATGTGCGCAGGATGTGATGGCAACGGTCTGGCAGAAGGCTCATCTCTTCGATCCCTCGCGGGCATCGGTCGCGACATGGATCTTCACGATTGCGCGGAACCGCCGGATCGACGGCCTGCGCAAGGACCGCCAGCCCGAGCCCGAGGATCTCTTCTGGGGCCCCGACAGCGAGCCTGACCAGGCCGACGTCTATGAGATGCAGCAGGAGAACGCCCGCCTGGGCCGCGCCATCGCCCGCCTGCCCGAGGCGCAGCGGGCCCTGATCGAGCGGGCCTTCTTCGGCGACCTCACCCACCGGGAACTCGCGGCCGAGACCGGACTTCCCCTCGGAACCATCAAGTCGCGGATCCGGCTCGCGCTGGACCGTCTGCGCCAGCATATGAGTTGA
- a CDS encoding winged helix-turn-helix domain-containing protein: MVPCILALDDEAAILTIVRSTLEQRGFRVVTAKSLAQFRKVDAQEQVDLYLIDTSLPDGNGLSLLRELRKVSDRGIILLAPQRDEAEGVLGLELGADDTLLKPFRERELAARVGAVFRRTGRPVASLPAGRPGIDHEFDGYGLSLQARKLWAPDGREVELTTSEFELLAALLGRRGQVLSRDQIMNAIKGRQWESYDRVVDGIVSRLRRKLPASRSGSPFIRTVHGVGYTFAG; this comes from the coding sequence ATGGTCCCGTGCATTCTTGCGCTCGATGACGAAGCAGCGATCCTGACGATCGTGCGTTCGACCCTCGAGCAGCGGGGGTTCCGGGTGGTCACGGCGAAGAGCCTGGCGCAGTTCCGCAAGGTCGACGCGCAGGAGCAGGTGGATCTCTATCTCATCGACACCTCGCTGCCGGACGGCAACGGCCTCTCGCTGCTGCGCGAGCTGCGGAAGGTCAGCGACCGGGGCATCATCCTGCTCGCCCCGCAGCGCGACGAGGCCGAGGGCGTGCTGGGGCTGGAGCTCGGGGCCGACGACACGTTGCTGAAGCCGTTTCGCGAGCGCGAGCTGGCAGCGCGGGTGGGGGCCGTCTTCCGCCGGACCGGGCGTCCGGTCGCCAGCCTGCCCGCGGGCCGCCCGGGCATCGACCACGAGTTCGACGGCTACGGCCTCAGCCTTCAGGCGCGCAAGCTCTGGGCGCCGGACGGGCGGGAGGTCGAGCTCACCACCTCCGAGTTCGAACTGCTGGCCGCGCTGCTCGGGCGGCGGGGGCAGGTTCTCAGCCGCGACCAGATCATGAATGCGATCAAGGGCCGGCAGTGGGAGAGTTACGACCGCGTCGTCGACGGGATCGTGAGCCGCCTGCGCCGCAAGCTTCCGGCCAGCCGCAGCGGCAGTCCCTTCATCCGCACGGTGCACGGCGTGGGCTACACCTTCGCCGGCTGA
- a CDS encoding NAD(P)/FAD-dependent oxidoreductase, giving the protein MPFETSEFARRRVAVIGGGISGMAAAHLLASDHAVVLFEAEKRLGGHARTVLAGKRGDQPVDTGFIVFNKVNYPHLTRLFDELGVPVAKSDMSFGASVRGGRLEYGLKNLKSVFAQKRNMADPRFLNMMMDVLRFNAHALDHADDPAMTIRELLARLDLGDWFRDYYLLPISGAIWSTPSRGILDFPAQALLRFFQNHALLSHTGQHQWFTVEGGSIEYVTRLQAAMAARGVDLRTGAQVAGVRRADGGVRVRAEGGEWEAFDEVIFATHSDDTLRLLSDATEAETSALGAVRYQPNRAVLHSDPSVMPKRKAAWASWVYVEPDDPEAPIDITYWMNSLQPIPQDDPLFVTLNGTRPVREELVHDVATFRHPVYDLAAQLGVAALRMMNGQRQTWFAGAWMRNGFHEDGFASAVDVVEAMRRRIPASAAA; this is encoded by the coding sequence ATGCCATTCGAGACGTCTGAGTTCGCGCGGCGGCGCGTTGCGGTGATCGGTGGGGGCATCTCGGGGATGGCTGCGGCGCATCTTCTGGCCTCCGACCATGCGGTCGTGCTGTTCGAGGCCGAGAAGCGGCTCGGGGGGCACGCCCGCACGGTCCTCGCGGGCAAGCGCGGCGACCAGCCTGTCGACACGGGCTTCATCGTGTTCAACAAGGTGAATTATCCGCACCTCACGCGGCTCTTCGACGAGCTCGGCGTGCCGGTGGCGAAGAGTGACATGAGCTTCGGCGCCTCGGTTCGCGGCGGGCGGCTGGAATACGGCCTCAAGAACCTGAAATCCGTCTTCGCGCAGAAGCGCAACATGGCGGATCCGCGCTTCCTCAACATGATGATGGATGTGCTGCGCTTCAACGCCCATGCGCTCGACCATGCGGACGATCCGGCCATGACGATCCGCGAGCTGCTCGCGCGGCTCGACCTCGGCGACTGGTTCCGGGACTATTACCTCCTGCCGATCTCGGGGGCGATCTGGTCCACGCCCTCGCGCGGGATCCTCGACTTCCCGGCGCAGGCACTGCTGCGCTTCTTCCAGAACCATGCGCTCCTGTCCCATACGGGGCAGCACCAGTGGTTCACGGTCGAGGGCGGCTCGATCGAATATGTCACCCGGCTGCAGGCCGCGATGGCGGCGCGCGGGGTGGACCTGCGCACCGGGGCGCAGGTGGCCGGCGTGCGCCGCGCGGACGGCGGGGTGCGGGTGCGGGCCGAGGGCGGCGAGTGGGAGGCCTTCGACGAGGTGATCTTCGCCACCCATTCCGACGATACGCTGCGGCTTCTGTCCGATGCGACGGAGGCCGAGACGAGCGCGCTCGGGGCCGTGCGCTACCAGCCGAACCGGGCGGTGCTGCATTCCGATCCGTCGGTCATGCCGAAGCGCAAGGCCGCCTGGGCCTCCTGGGTCTATGTCGAGCCTGACGATCCGGAGGCGCCCATCGACATCACCTACTGGATGAACTCGCTGCAGCCCATCCCGCAGGACGATCCGCTGTTCGTGACGCTGAACGGCACCCGCCCGGTGCGCGAGGAACTGGTGCATGATGTGGCGACCTTCCGCCACCCGGTCTACGACCTCGCGGCGCAGCTGGGCGTGGCGGCGCTGCGGATGATGAACGGCCAGCGTCAGACCTGGTTCGCGGGCGCCTGGATGCGCAACGGCTTCCACGAGGATGGCTTTGCCAGCGCTGTGGATGTTGTCGAGGCGATGCGCCGGCGCATTCCCGCCTCGGCCGCGGCCTGA
- a CDS encoding WGR domain-containing protein, whose amino-acid sequence MLTYLCLSDADGPARFYRVELAYNLFGEYTVLREWGRRSPGRAGRRLVTWFSNLRDACLAAERWHQRARRRGYHTTIEGRA is encoded by the coding sequence ATGCTGACCTATCTCTGTCTGAGCGACGCCGACGGCCCTGCCCGCTTCTACCGGGTGGAACTCGCGTACAATCTCTTCGGCGAATATACCGTCCTGCGCGAATGGGGCCGTCGCAGCCCCGGCCGCGCCGGACGACGTCTCGTCACATGGTTCTCCAACCTGCGCGACGCCTGCCTCGCGGCGGAACGCTGGCACCAGCGCGCCCGGCGGCGCGGTTATCACACCACCATCGAAGGCAGAGCATGA
- a CDS encoding saccharopine dehydrogenase: MTHLWVRAEQRPNEERVGLTPEGAAALIARGLRVTVEASRPRALSIEGYAAAGCAIAPENSWPTAPADAIVFGLKELPEDGTPLRHRHILFGHAYKGQPAGRILLERFRAGGGTLYDLESLVDESGRRVAAFGYWAGYAGAAVALKCWAAQARGGICAPVTTWPGREGLLADLGAELTSAGARQPRALVIGARGRVGTGAADLCESMGLAVTRWDMEETAHGGPFPEVLAHEIFLNCILARPGCPVFVPAEALEAPRALRVIGDIACDPTSDFSPVKVYDRTTSWTAPALRVHDDPMLDVMAIDNLPSLLPVESSVDYAAQLLPSLLTLDRIEEGVWGRAKAEFDRHMTPA; this comes from the coding sequence ATGACGCATCTGTGGGTCCGGGCCGAGCAGCGGCCGAACGAGGAACGGGTCGGGCTGACGCCCGAGGGCGCCGCGGCGCTGATCGCACGGGGCCTCCGGGTGACCGTCGAGGCCAGCCGCCCGCGCGCCCTCTCGATCGAGGGCTATGCCGCCGCGGGCTGTGCGATCGCGCCCGAGAATTCCTGGCCCACGGCCCCGGCCGATGCCATCGTCTTCGGCCTGAAGGAGCTGCCCGAGGACGGCACGCCGCTGCGGCACCGCCATATCCTGTTCGGCCACGCCTACAAGGGCCAGCCCGCCGGGCGCATCCTGCTCGAGCGGTTCCGGGCCGGCGGCGGCACGCTCTACGATCTCGAGTCGCTCGTGGATGAGAGCGGGCGCCGCGTCGCGGCCTTCGGCTACTGGGCGGGCTATGCCGGCGCCGCGGTGGCGCTGAAATGCTGGGCGGCGCAGGCACGGGGCGGGATCTGCGCCCCCGTGACGACCTGGCCCGGACGCGAGGGCCTGCTGGCCGACCTCGGAGCCGAGCTCACGTCCGCCGGCGCCCGCCAGCCGCGCGCCCTCGTGATCGGGGCCCGCGGCAGGGTCGGCACCGGCGCCGCCGACCTCTGCGAGTCGATGGGCCTCGCCGTCACCCGCTGGGACATGGAGGAGACGGCCCACGGCGGCCCCTTCCCCGAGGTGCTCGCGCACGAGATCTTCCTGAACTGCATCCTTGCCCGCCCCGGCTGCCCGGTCTTCGTGCCCGCCGAGGCGCTCGAGGCGCCGCGCGCGCTGCGGGTGATCGGAGACATCGCCTGCGATCCGACCTCCGACTTCTCGCCGGTCAAGGTCTACGACCGCACGACGAGCTGGACCGCCCCGGCCCTGCGGGTCCATGACGATCCGATGCTCGACGTGATGGCCATCGACAACCTGCCCTCGCTCCTGCCGGTCGAGAGCAGCGTGGATTACGCGGCCCAGCTTCTGCCCTCGCTCCTCACCCTCGACCGGATCGAGGAGGGCGTCTGGGGCCGCGCGAAGGCCGAGTTCGACCGGCACATGACCCCGGCCTGA
- a CDS encoding DUF1365 domain-containing protein has protein sequence MWVDHVQGETFHGRKGALGNSFRYGVDYLLIDPEAVEGPALFSRNRANLISLHDRDYGGAPGEGRGAAWVREVLAAQGLPPAARILLLTQPRVLGHVFNPVSFWLCEDAAGALRCVVAEVSNTFGDRHWYLCAKPDGSVIERTDTLEAAKIMHVSPFQPIEGGYRFRFDIREDRVGVWIDYSSAEGGLYATLTGRRARLSNRGILRACLRRPFGSRRVLALIHWQALKLALKGARYRSRPAPPLQDVTR, from the coding sequence ATGTGGGTCGATCATGTGCAGGGCGAGACCTTCCACGGGCGCAAGGGGGCGCTCGGCAACAGCTTTCGCTACGGGGTGGATTATCTGCTGATCGATCCCGAGGCGGTGGAGGGGCCGGCGCTCTTCTCGCGCAACCGGGCCAACCTCATCTCGCTCCACGATCGCGACTACGGCGGTGCGCCGGGCGAGGGACGGGGCGCAGCGTGGGTGCGCGAGGTGCTGGCGGCGCAGGGGCTGCCGCCCGCCGCGCGCATCCTGCTGCTGACCCAGCCGCGGGTGCTGGGCCATGTGTTCAACCCGGTCAGCTTCTGGCTCTGCGAGGATGCCGCGGGCGCGCTCCGCTGCGTGGTGGCCGAGGTCAGCAACACCTTCGGCGACCGGCACTGGTATCTCTGCGCCAAGCCCGACGGCTCCGTCATCGAGCGGACGGACACGCTCGAGGCGGCCAAGATCATGCATGTCTCGCCCTTCCAGCCGATCGAGGGCGGCTATCGCTTCCGCTTCGACATCCGCGAGGATCGGGTGGGCGTCTGGATCGACTACAGCTCCGCCGAGGGCGGGCTCTATGCCACGCTTACGGGCCGGCGAGCGCGGCTGTCGAACCGGGGGATCCTGCGCGCCTGCCTCCGGCGGCCCTTCGGGTCGCGCCGCGTGCTGGCGCTGATCCACTGGCAGGCGCTTAAGCTGGCGCTGAAGGGGGCGCGCTACCGCAGCCGCCCCGCGCCGCCGCTGCAAGACGTCACGCGGTGA
- a CDS encoding MFS transporter has protein sequence MSARLLPWSLLAGLIAAAGLPIYIHAPKVYVDEYGVSLGALGAVLAGLRLVDVVQDPALGWLAEVTRQRRAAMVAGALFLLALSMVGLFAVVPPVAPLLWFALMLVVLFSAFSFLTIAFYSEGVAKAGRLGPGGHLQLAGWREAGALVGVSLAAVAPVALGSFGLFAWGFAAFAAVAWLAMRREWTGSAAAPQPDLRAVLRDPTIRRLLLLALVNAAPVAVTSTLFLFFVESRLRAPGSEGPLLLLFFLAAAASAPGWSRMARHVGARRALLAGMALSVVAFIFAFTLDAGDVAAFALICAASGAALGADMVLLPAIFARHLAQSGAGEATAFGLWSFASKLALALAAATLLPLLQRAGFEPGSGGPAEALMLLSVLYALVPCGLKAIAILLLLATPIPES, from the coding sequence GTGAGTGCGCGGCTTCTGCCGTGGTCGCTCCTCGCGGGGCTGATCGCGGCTGCCGGCCTGCCGATCTACATCCATGCGCCGAAGGTCTATGTGGACGAATATGGCGTGAGCCTCGGCGCGCTGGGGGCGGTGCTGGCGGGCCTGAGGCTTGTCGATGTGGTGCAGGATCCGGCCCTGGGCTGGCTGGCCGAGGTGACGCGGCAGAGGCGGGCCGCCATGGTGGCGGGGGCGCTCTTCCTGCTCGCGCTGTCCATGGTCGGGCTCTTCGCGGTCGTGCCGCCGGTGGCGCCGCTCCTGTGGTTCGCCCTGATGCTGGTCGTGCTGTTCTCTGCCTTCTCCTTTCTCACCATCGCCTTCTACTCCGAAGGCGTGGCCAAGGCCGGGCGGCTCGGCCCCGGCGGGCACCTGCAGCTCGCAGGATGGCGCGAGGCCGGGGCGCTCGTGGGCGTGTCGCTTGCGGCGGTGGCTCCGGTGGCGCTCGGCAGCTTCGGCCTCTTCGCCTGGGGCTTCGCGGCCTTTGCGGCGGTGGCCTGGCTGGCCATGAGGCGCGAATGGACGGGCTCGGCCGCCGCGCCGCAGCCCGACCTGCGCGCGGTGCTGCGCGATCCGACGATCCGGCGGCTTCTCCTCCTCGCGCTGGTCAATGCGGCGCCGGTGGCCGTCACCTCCACTTTGTTCCTGTTCTTCGTCGAAAGCCGCCTCCGCGCCCCGGGGTCCGAGGGGCCGCTCCTCCTGCTTTTCTTCCTCGCGGCGGCGGCCAGTGCCCCGGGCTGGAGCCGCATGGCCCGGCATGTCGGAGCGAGGCGCGCGCTCCTCGCCGGCATGGCGCTGTCGGTGGTCGCCTTCATCTTCGCCTTCACGCTGGACGCCGGCGACGTCGCGGCCTTCGCCCTGATCTGCGCGGCCTCGGGAGCGGCGCTGGGCGCGGACATGGTGCTCCTGCCCGCGATCTTCGCCCGCCATCTGGCGCAGAGCGGGGCGGGCGAGGCCACGGCCTTCGGTCTCTGGTCCTTCGCCTCGAAGCTGGCGCTCGCCCTCGCCGCGGCGACGCTGCTGCCCCTCCTGCAGCGCGCAGGCTTCGAGCCCGGCAGCGGCGGGCCGGCCGAGGCGCTCATGCTCCTGTCGGTGCTCTATGCGCTCGTGCCCTGCGGACTGAAGGCCATCGCCATCCTCCTGCTCCTTGCCACCCCCATCCCGGAGAGTTGA